tGGGTAGCACTATCTCTTATGTCCAAGTACTAGTTGTTGCTCCAAAAGATAAGATGttcccaaaaaaataagacaACGTGCAATAAGGTATTTTTAAGTGATGGGTTTAATTGTGTATGTGCTACTACAAAATACACAACGCATTAGAAACATATGGAGATGTTTCTGGCGATAGTCTTTGAACGCTCAAATTAGTGATAGGAATAAGATTCTCAAATGAGTATATAGAGAATGGGTAGCAAAAATTATACTTGATTGGAGGAGGGTTGATATTTATAAGAGAAAGACTAATTGTAATATGCACTCTTAATATGAGATATGATCTAAGAGTTGCAGTGGTTTGCACATATTCGAGTTTTGTAGACCTTAAAGgttaattatttggaatgtAACTGTGCGCTAGACTTTTCGAACTTTGATCTTGATTTATACCGAGAAGGTCTGCTTATGaagctatttattttattctggACCTCCAAAATTTATTCGATGATGTGAGTGCTGACGGAAGAACATCTTAGAAGACCACAATAAAATATTCCCACATTActcttaatataaatataaaagcgactgaattattaattcaaaatttttagaaatgtGTCGAATATTGTGTCATTATCATACTCCTAAATTGGCAGAATTCTGCTACCGCAACTTGAAATAGCTCACATGTCATTTGATTTTGTCTAGCGATTAAGGTCAAGTCATTATCTTTACTGCGGGGACCAATAAAATGTGTGGTCTATTACATTAGCTTGCTGCCATAGCATATCTTATTTCGtcaaatgtttttttatatattttaaaaaatatttaaattgtcgagaaaaaatattttagaataattttaattatagatCGTGTAacgaataatttaatattttatagatctaagcaatataaatattgatactatatataaaaatataatattaaattttagagaaaaatttgacaacttgttacaatattttaaatttttaagatttttcatgataaaagAAATTCCAAATGATTTTTGTCAACCTCATGCAATCGACTTACCTTTTGTACCTAAATAATGTCATGTTCTTTTTAGCTGACGATGACAAAGTTAAGTCATTATCGTTGCTCTAGGACCAATAATATTGTGTGATAAGATTCGCTTGCTTCatcatatttcttattttcatcacatcttatttttaaaaaaattgtatgtactttatatttatgaaatactttttaaaattttattttacaataaaaatgcaccacattaattttaattgtgtcatttatcatatatatataaatatatattatcatcacAATAAGTATTAGTATTACACTTTTATCTCGAATACAAATCTATagtcccaaaaaattaataatatcttactttttttattgaaatgaaatataaaaaataaatatattaaatagtcACAGTTTAATTGTACACTTGGCACACGCTCATCATCATGCATGTATTCTTTCCTAAATATTGCCGCTCCAGCTATTAGgtacaattttttcaatttatatactttatacTATTTTCAGTAACCTCATTTCGATTACTGAATTAAAGATCGGAGGGCCATTCCCTAAACCACCCCTCAAATAATTCTAATCGTGTGCACGTTTACAGTCATACAGTTAGATTCTGGAGATCATCCATTGCTTTTGGAGTAGCAATCATCTTTAAACTCACTAAAAACAAGTacaattataagataaaataacaaaatacgATTCTCGttattctattaatatttcaagCAATTCTACTGTAATAAGAGTgatctaattattataataattgattattttttaactcctCCATTTGTTAtacttttcataattatttttggtagtttttttatgtatttttttatttctgtaatattattaattttctttgtttgtcaatatatttatataaatcaaaatattttattagctttattatcttaatatatatttttaggcACTTTTTtctatacaaaaaaattaagagtttAGTACAATTTATCTCTATGATATTAATGAGCAAATTCCCTTCCtcttgttaaaaaaatagcaatttatcaatctctattttttttaaaaaagcaaTTACCTCCCTATctaaggggataaattgcttctttaaaaaaaaaaaaacaaatagagaggtagtttgttatttttttttttttcataagaggtGTTTTGCACATACTACACATCAcagggttgcttgcattttttgtttcaaagaTTGATGATACAATTAATTGTggtataatcaaaatataacaataccAAAAACATAATCATTGAgagaacaaaattgaatttttatactaGCTAGCACTATCTTTGATTATGTATAAAAGTGATTgaagtataattttactataattacaaatacctcaatttttttaaaaaattaaaaataccccttaaaattaaaaaatccaaataaacATCCCTTTGTAATGGACTGTCACAAGAGGATATTTATCAGGGTTGATGCGGACAAAAACCGCAGAGGTCCAAAGTCTTGGACTGGTGTATAGGGCTTGGACCGGAACGTAAGAGGATCTTGAAAAGGAAgcatgcaaaaaaaaatattagcagtCCGCGCCCAAATTAATATTGGATTCGAAATGCAATAAGCgagaaaagtaaataatttcgAAGAGAAATTATAGTATGGcgaaaaagtaaaaacaaaagcaagaaaatatgataatatcCTTGTGGAGTGCGTAAAGAAGCTTTTGGGAGCAAGAGAGTCGTCCCCCACCCAAGAGGATCAAACCTGTATTTATATAGAGGTATCCTCTTCAAGCGAGGGTCTATCCTTCCTCCTGGAACCTCGACAGAATTGGTTAGGATGTTGGGATAAGATTTCGGTAATCTTTATTCGCTGGCTAGTAGTGTTTCAGTAGGAGCCATCTAATCCTAGGAATCCCTTAGTTAGCAAGAAGTCCTACTAACTTAGGAGTCTCATCTGTTAGGAATTCCTTGAACTAGATGCCACGTGGGTGAACCTTTTGGAACCAAACACCTCATCGGGCTTCAATTATGGACCAAATCCATTGGGCTCCTCCTTATTGGGATAATGATTCACTTGGTCTGTTTGGGCCTAGCAAGTCCATCAGGAGGCTGCGCTACCAAGCCCCCTATGTTGCATTAGATTGAGCCGTGGTGAGTCTAAGCCCACAAGCCTCCTCCCTGGGTCACCTAGGCTATTGGGTTGAGCAAAAGCCTGGGCCATTTCAGCCGCATACATTAaggatattcgtaattatatcaaattttaaaatagttggttataatttatattttaaaaatttataactgGTGTTCAATATTGTATAGTATCATACTTCTCCACTGACATAATTTTGCTACCACAAGATGAAATAGCCGGCATGTCATTTggttttatctaataattaaggTCCAAGTCATTATCTTTGCTGCGGGGACCAATAAAATGTAGATTACATTAGCTTGTTTCAATatcaaatcttattttgtacTATTTTAAGAAGTATTTTACGAGtcgagaaaaatatttcatattaattttaatcgcAGAGTAATATGTACTtactaatttaatactttatagatctaaaaaatataattatttatactatatatataaatataaatagggtttaatgtaatttacaccatgtgatattgtaaacgaacaaattacccccatatgaaaaaaactagcaatttatcctcttatattttttaaaatgaagtaatttacttcCTATTTAGGAAGgtaaaatacttaattttaaaaaacacaagaagataaattgctaaaaatattttcataaaggaataatttatacatttaaaatatcactaggattaaattgtattttttctaatataaatacaaagtTTTATAGAAACTTTACTACGTGTtacaatattttctcatttttttgatatttttctctaTACAGAAAATTCCAAATGATTGTTGTCAACCTCGTACGCCTTACCTGTGCCTAAATAATGTCACATTTTTTTCCTGTGACAATGACAATGTAAGTCTTATCATCTTTGCTCTAGgaccaataaaattatgtgtgaTAAGATTCACTTGCTTCATCATATTCATTGTTTTCATCATatcttattttgtaaaataattttcgttactatatatttatgagaTACTTTTAaggtatattttaatttttgagaaaaatatgccacacttattttaattaattgttacatttattatatatatattataatagtaataattattattagtattacaCTTTTATATCgagcataaatttttaatcggcatctcaaaattaataatatcttacTCTCTCTATTTAATCCGTcatcccaaaattaaatagtattgcactatataacatattaaatGTCACAACTTGAGGATCgtttattttgtcaattaaagcGTGAATTATAGTGCACGGAcactttaataattacttgATGCAGTGTTGGACACGGTTCGAACACACTTCGAATGCGTGTTAGATACGGCATCGGCATGTCTGaaaataagagagagagagagagagagagagagagagacggcGTCAGACAAGCCAACACACGTTTTGGAGGCGTGTTCGATACATTTtggacatattttaattttttttaataatttcaaaaaaattggggttttttttttcaaaacaaaattataagctTAATTAAACGAAAAAAGAATCAAGCACTCCTCTCAAACTAAAAGTATTAGAATGAAATCactaaaaaatttagagatattcatgataatttaactaatttaaattagtaaaaagtCATTgcattctttttaaaataactaatatttttattattttttgtattaactAATATAAGTCTTGactaacatataaaatttgtaagatttttctataaatggtcaaattttaaaattcatccaAGTAAATTTTGCCAGTCTGTCTCATAGTTATTCTTCATCttgattttaaaaagtctTACATCTATTtattcaactaaattttgtttaatatatttttatatatgttaatcaACACCTTTAGCACTCTATATAAAATACTCAAATTCATGTAGTAAATATAATCTTACAAAATTCATAGAATAAGATTGTGAGTTGGTATCACCCTATTAATCGTCTAGtctaatttctttatttgattttgaacgATTAAGGAATAATCGAGTGATTAGGATTCATATTGATctaagtattatttatttactctgggtattaatttttataaggcGAACTTTGTATCGAATTAGGAATTTGAATTCGTAAGGACATTAGGTTTGAATTAAGTTAAAAGTTTCTCATAGTTTATTCTCTAGGATTAAATAGGTTGAAGATGTATTTTTATGGGATGATGTGACTTAATTAGGTACTGATTTAAAGGATGATAATCAATTTACTCATAGGATTCTACTCGGAACAAGTAACCAGATAAATGGAGTCGAGTTCAGAGTATTTGGTATGTAGCACTTTTTAACGGCACTATGACTATATCTCGCCTAAGTATCATACTTAAAGACCCGGTTCATACGTGTTATTCCACACAATCCAATCCTTGCTAAATATGCATAACAAGCTccataaagtaaattattataattaatttatagttcaTCCATAATCTTAACTCGTATTTAGAAGTTTTCAAAATGTAACTTCTGTTGTACTAACGGGTGAAGAGAAAAATTGCATACTGACACGACCTGCCTGAAATATAAGATTTTGACCTAGGCTTCCATAGGTAGGGATCGatacctaaaaaaatattagcagaTGAGTGAGCCTGCAACtcaataaacaaataactAGTGTTACCTATACATGTACATCAAAATAGtccaaatttttacattatctAATATGTTTTTGACATCTTTAAACATTGAGACACATATGACAAATGTTATGTTAAAgtttttagtataaataaagcATGTTCAAGTTTATCGATTGATAGACAGAGCCTGCTCAACCGTTAACTAAACCACTGTTAACTCGACAAAAATTAGAGTTTTGAACCCTTTTAGTGGGGTTAAAAACTGAGTATTCATTACTCATCCTCTCAGTTGGTGTATAAACTGAGAACTTATGTATGATCCTCACAGTTGGGATTATAAGCTGAGAAGTTATTTATAACCCTCTCAATCGGGGTTAAAAATTGAGGTCCGGACTATAGGTTGTAATAATAGCCACAAATAAATACGATGTCTGTTATGTTGCTAGTGAACGAGAGCATGCGCATTTATTTAACATGGCTGATTTACGAAACTTCTTGTACTATTTAACCAAAATTGTGACTGTCATACGTAGATATTTTATACGCCTCTGTTTTGATTCAAAAGTTTAGAAATACCATTCTGCTAGCAAATGTTGTGTAGTGATAGGATGCATTTTATCACTCAATTACATGTTTAATTCAAGTATTTTAGAACTAGTTCATAGCATTGGTAATTGAATTATGCATCTTTTGAGTGAATGACTGACATCAACCCCTTTTGAAGGAAAGAAAGCCAACACGCCCCAAATTGAGCTAAAAAAATCGATCAAGAAAAGTAGGAGCAGAAACAGACTTCAACATCCGTTAGGAAGTGAGGCGTTATCACGCCCTATTCTGACTTCAAAGTTGTTTGATGGGAGAAaccattttgaaaagttgTTAGAGGAGATTCACTGCAgaaataaaagactaaaagagaaaggaaggAGAAAGAGGCGACTCATTGTTTTGAAGCGTGGGAGAAAGGAATCAAAGGATGCCAGCCTCATCAATCAGTTTTTCTATCTCTCTAgcttatgttttcttttaggATTTTTGATTTTGCTAAGAACGTGTTGTGTAGCTAAATTCCTTTTTTTGATTCAAGAGAAATGTTAAACCCAATTGTTATGTTTTGAGATCTTGAGTTTTATCTGATTTCATCGAgtatttcttattttgattttcatcTTCTCGAATGATAATCATGGATAGATCTAACAATTCGATTCGATATTAATTGTTCTAACGCTATCCAAGAGTTTAGTGATCCGTAATTGTCATTAATGAGTGGTACAAGTAGCaagcaaattaattatgtgcttcgcataatttatttgtaggGACAAGAAAACTGGGTTAGATAATTGCCGCTATTTCAATTGTTTAATCTATGTTCAACTGTTATCACTGATGCAAATGCTATTGTTGAATTGATATGGAACAGTATCGTGCCCAGTCATGTGATAATATAAGTTTCGATTTAGATGCTTGagtcaaatcaattacaatagGAAAACAGGAATTTATTATGACTAtcctaataaatttaaaagttgaatgtttgattataaaattaatcttacATGATCAATAATTAACATAACGATTGAGTAATACATTCCTTCGGGTTAAAATTCTTACCTCTTGATTTATtccaataatttatctttgctttctattactttttattaattcgtagttataaagaaaaagaaaaggttccAACTATACCTTAAATTAGGGTACAGTTGCAAAAATGGTGTCAGTTGTTACCCCACGCTAATTGATTGTAGCTAAACCTGCTGATGTATAAACTTTTGGGGTGCCAATATTAATAGATTGTACTAAGTCAAATAAGTCACTTTTATACGAAATCAGGTTATATTTAGATGGGTAGATTTGAGTCAAGtttataaagaatttattattaggaaCTCAAATTTCTAccatcaatttcattaattcaaaCACAATATCATAGAAAGCACGAACAATGAAGAGTATGTATCTTTATTGTCACAAGTTTGGAGTTTCACAATacaaattaaagtaaataCGAAAAATGACTCATAGGATTACATTTATTCTCACAAGCTCATAGTATCCcgatacaaatttaaatatacgAACGGCGAACTCTAGAagtacatttattttcataagcTTGGAATTTTTCAACATAAATTCAAGTAAAGGATGGATAAAACAAgatcattaatattaattatcttatatgaAACTTTAAATTGCCACTGGTTGGATGAGCACtgattttataagattttttatcatagtatttgtatttgtatatCCATCTCCATCTCGATAGAGAAGATGTATGACACGAGCTAGGTTCAAGATACGAACGAGAATCGGCTCTGAAACTGCGGTTGGACGAAGGCATTCTTCATTTATATCCTTCCATGCTTTCGAAACTTGTTTCTGAAATTCCTCGAACGCCTCCTCTCTCGATGCACCATTTTCGTTCATGTAGCATCCCACCGCTGAGATTTTTGTTTCAAGCTGTGATCAAAACATAAGTCGGATACTCATTAAttcaaaagtattaaattaaatataaaatacacacacacacacactagaTAACGTAGCGATGAATTGGTATAGTTTTGGTACCCCATGTCCGGCCATATCGTCCATTAGTCTAGCAATTATTGAGGACGCCTCAACTATTCTCGGTTTACCAGAAACCCAATTGAAATCTTCCTTCGTTACTGAATTCCCCATGCCAATTAAGGAAGTCGACGCCACCATTATATAACCGGAGGACACAATTGCGACTTTCATATATTCTTCCAAGGTTGGAATATGCGTGTTGTACAACCATTTCGCCTCCTCAAAGTAAGCCCCGATCATTTTTTGAATCttcaataatttgtgtataaAATTCACATcgttatatattattcaaatgaatattttatacatgcatgtaaagtatatatatatatatatatatatatatgttaactGTAATTATGCTATGTACCTCTTGTTTtgcatattttgttttgtctGGCATTTCAATTCCTTCCAGCTCTTCCATTTCGATATAAGCATCTAAAAGCGCTTTGTAACAAATTCTCATGTATTGGTTCTGCCAAGGCGTCAATATTCCACCTAGACAAGATAATCacaattttctatataattatgcatatacatatatatatgaatgtatatatagaagGTACCTTTGGATGGCATGtgtgaaaattttgagttcatgTAAGGTTCCGTAAACATCATAAATATCATCAACTGTGGAGGCCAAGACAATTACTTTTGCCAGTATTTTCCTAGCAACTTGGTACTGCGGTTCGAAATATACGCCCAATGCCCAGAAGTAACATTCCACCATCCTATCTCTTACAAACGGTAATTCGTTCTTGAAGTCTAAATCCTTCCACCACCTGcactaa
This genomic window from Sesamum indicum cultivar Zhongzhi No. 13 linkage group LG12, S_indicum_v1.0, whole genome shotgun sequence contains:
- the LOC105174804 gene encoding LOW QUALITY PROTEIN: beta-caryophyllene synthase (The sequence of the model RefSeq protein was modified relative to this genomic sequence to represent the inferred CDS: inserted 2 bases in 1 codon) — translated: MEFGSSNSPEKLNLDDVRRSVKYHPSIWGDHFLTYASTEICVDEEKELQRQKELVKRVLVRVPHHSSHKLELIDSIQRLGVSYHFEEEIGKSLQYMHDTYLECCNKDNDLRTVALRFRLLRQQGYRVSCDVFNKFIDDQGNFKESIMEDVEGMLELYEAAHLGVHEEDILDKALHFSSSHLESLAPHMTSSHSALVDEALKFPVRKNLTRLGARKFISAYQEDESHNEILLNFAKMDFNIVQKIHQKELSDLTRWWKDLDFKNELPFVRDRMVECYFWALGVYFEPQYQVARKILAKVIVLASTVDDIYDVYGTLHELKIFTHAIQRWNIDALAEXQYMRICYKALLDAYIEMEELEGIEMPDKTKYAKQEIQKMIGAYFEEAKWLYNTHIPTLEEYMKVAIVSSGYIMVASTSLIGMGNSVTKEDFNWVSGKPRIVEASSIIARLMDDMAGHGLETKISAVGCYMNENGASREEAFEEFQKQVSKAWKDINEECLRPTAVSEPILVRILNLARVIHLLYRDGDGYTNTNTMIKNLIKSVLIQPVAI